A genomic window from Prosthecobacter debontii includes:
- a CDS encoding acyltransferase family protein, with translation MDAQRNVTLDLWRLFFAFGVVIIHLAPNQPHAEWLGGSFNVFCVPFFIVIGLFYFDRKQNRSGSFSWSKLHELHLHRLLLPYLFWTLAYLGMRGAKHAFQGESLHADLIGAAFYGESAVQMYFIPLLLTCQALLLGLRQLSGQKYVLGGTLIAASLLFSYVGSVRHYFGFDHAVEMSCLYVAAAVLLGKVQRLDWRWLKGVLSAAIGGALLFLTLTEKPWLDSMYMKPLAGYAAASFALALPAISSKSLSKTLLTLLSCSYGIYLMHHAWIEVIEFAAQKSGHPLPPYSVPGKMVIALLICACCVASIGIIRLNPMARRFLLGEGSAAKSRP, from the coding sequence ATGGATGCTCAGCGCAATGTCACCCTAGATCTTTGGAGGCTCTTTTTTGCCTTTGGGGTCGTTATCATTCATCTGGCTCCCAACCAACCTCATGCCGAATGGCTCGGGGGTTCGTTCAACGTTTTTTGCGTTCCGTTCTTCATCGTCATCGGACTGTTTTACTTTGATCGGAAGCAGAATCGCTCAGGTTCCTTTTCATGGTCCAAGCTGCATGAGTTGCATCTGCATCGGTTGTTACTTCCTTACCTGTTTTGGACCCTTGCCTATCTGGGCATGCGCGGAGCCAAGCACGCCTTTCAAGGCGAGTCGCTCCACGCTGATCTTATCGGAGCCGCCTTTTACGGGGAGAGTGCCGTACAGATGTATTTCATCCCTCTCTTGCTGACATGTCAGGCCTTGCTCCTGGGTTTACGTCAGTTGTCAGGTCAGAAGTATGTCTTGGGAGGCACCCTGATTGCAGCCTCACTCTTGTTTTCCTACGTGGGCTCTGTCCGGCATTATTTTGGCTTCGATCATGCCGTTGAAATGAGCTGCCTTTATGTAGCAGCTGCTGTCCTGCTTGGGAAAGTCCAACGTCTCGATTGGAGATGGCTCAAGGGCGTTCTAAGTGCGGCGATTGGCGGTGCTTTGTTATTCCTCACCCTCACGGAAAAGCCCTGGCTGGACTCGATGTATATGAAGCCTTTGGCTGGTTACGCCGCAGCAAGTTTTGCCTTGGCTCTGCCTGCGATCTCCTCAAAGTCGCTCTCCAAAACTTTGCTCACTCTATTGAGTTGCTCCTATGGCATCTATCTCATGCATCACGCATGGATTGAAGTCATTGAATTCGCCGCTCAGAAATCTGGACACCCCCTCCCTCCCTACAGTGTGCCAGGAAAGATGGTGATCGCACTGCTGATCTGTGCCTGTTGCGTGGCATCCATCGGAATCATTCGTTTGAACCCGATGGCTCGCCGCTTTTTACTGGGTGAAGGCTCGGCTGCAAAATCTAGGCCTTGA
- a CDS encoding RluA family pseudouridine synthase: protein MPSTEGPPITQCPILHQDRFIIVVNKPAGVLSHPNKARSTELAAFEGSYDLEEKCFEGPGGKVWLIHRLDQDTSGVLLGARDAKTAEKCRALFETDGVRKQYLTLVRGNPGTEGTWQDHLTTSREKGRVRTTVLKGRPPNAELDFKTLAQHPGERLSLLNIDLITGKTHQIRVQASSRQHHLLGDDVYGHFDLNRKMKKDLGLKRLFLHARTLTLKHPTSGQVLRVEAPLPDDLSGVLTKLGMMSVFS, encoded by the coding sequence ATGCCCTCGACGGAAGGCCCACCAATCACCCAATGCCCCATCCTGCATCAGGATCGTTTCATCATCGTCGTCAATAAACCGGCGGGGGTGCTCTCGCATCCGAACAAGGCCCGCAGCACGGAGCTGGCGGCCTTTGAGGGGAGCTATGACCTGGAGGAAAAATGCTTTGAGGGCCCTGGTGGCAAAGTTTGGCTGATCCACCGCCTGGATCAAGATACCTCCGGGGTGCTGCTGGGGGCACGGGATGCCAAAACAGCGGAAAAATGCCGCGCTTTGTTTGAGACGGATGGCGTGCGGAAGCAGTATCTCACGCTTGTGCGTGGCAACCCGGGCACCGAGGGCACTTGGCAGGATCACCTCACCACCAGTCGTGAAAAAGGCCGCGTCCGCACCACGGTGCTGAAAGGCCGACCGCCCAATGCGGAGCTGGATTTCAAAACGCTGGCTCAACATCCCGGAGAGCGGCTTTCTCTGCTCAATATCGATCTCATCACGGGTAAGACTCACCAGATTCGTGTGCAGGCATCGTCACGTCAGCATCATCTGTTAGGCGATGATGTTTACGGTCACTTTGATCTCAACCGCAAGATGAAGAAAGACCTTGGTCTCAAGCGGCTCTTTCTCCATGCGCGCACCCTGACGCTCAAGCACCCGACCAGTGGTCAGGTCCTGCGCGTGGAGGCTCCATTGCCCGACGATCTGAGCGGTGTTCTCACCAAACTGGGGATGATGTCAGTGTTCAGTTAA
- the nspC gene encoding carboxynorspermidine decarboxylase: MAPTPPHVFEQPAPAFDVSTIETPAYVVDLGLLKKNLEKLADVQARSGARILLALKGFSMFSTFDLVRQYLYGCCASGIHEALLGHEEFRKELHVYAPAFKEAEMKELIPIAHHLSFNSPAQWQRFRPMLEAARAAGQHVPSPGIRVNPEHSEVEWSLYDPCSPSCRLGTRSVDVEDQDLSGLEGLHFHALCEQDSDVLERTLAAVEKRFPKLLAQVQWVNMGGGHHITRQGYDVERLVRVIRSFKERWGKEVYLEPGEAVALNTGYLIAEVQDIVPTDIPTAILDTSATAHMPDTLEMPYRPHIIGTDLPGVLPHTYRLGGLTCLAGDVINEYSFPEPLKLGQKLVFTDMAHYTMVKTSTFNGVPHPDIDLYDPATGEVRVVRRFGYEDFKRKLS; this comes from the coding sequence ATGGCCCCAACCCCTCCGCACGTTTTTGAACAGCCAGCCCCCGCCTTCGATGTCTCCACCATCGAGACCCCCGCCTATGTCGTGGACCTGGGTTTGCTGAAGAAAAATCTGGAGAAACTGGCGGATGTGCAGGCCCGCTCCGGAGCCCGCATCCTGCTGGCGCTCAAGGGATTTTCCATGTTTTCCACCTTTGATCTGGTGCGTCAGTATCTCTATGGCTGCTGCGCCAGTGGCATTCACGAGGCGCTGTTGGGCCATGAGGAATTCCGCAAGGAACTGCATGTCTATGCTCCTGCTTTCAAAGAGGCGGAGATGAAAGAGCTGATCCCAATCGCTCACCATCTCAGTTTCAATTCCCCCGCGCAGTGGCAGCGCTTCCGTCCCATGCTGGAGGCCGCGCGCGCCGCTGGGCAGCATGTGCCGAGCCCGGGTATCCGAGTGAATCCTGAGCATAGCGAGGTGGAGTGGAGTCTGTATGATCCCTGCTCACCAAGCTGCCGCCTGGGCACCCGCTCCGTGGATGTCGAGGACCAGGATTTGAGTGGTCTCGAGGGCTTGCATTTTCATGCGCTCTGCGAGCAGGACTCCGACGTGCTGGAGCGCACTCTGGCCGCAGTCGAGAAGCGCTTTCCTAAACTGCTGGCTCAGGTCCAGTGGGTGAACATGGGCGGCGGGCACCACATCACCCGTCAGGGCTATGATGTGGAGCGCCTGGTGCGTGTCATCCGCAGCTTCAAAGAGCGCTGGGGTAAGGAAGTGTATCTGGAACCGGGTGAAGCCGTGGCCCTGAATACCGGCTACCTCATCGCGGAGGTGCAGGACATCGTGCCGACCGATATTCCCACTGCTATTCTGGATACCTCCGCCACGGCACACATGCCAGACACGCTGGAGATGCCGTATCGTCCGCACATCATCGGCACAGATCTCCCCGGTGTCCTGCCGCATACCTACCGCCTCGGGGGGCTCACCTGTTTGGCGGGAGATGTGATCAATGAATACAGTTTCCCTGAGCCTCTGAAGCTGGGGCAAAAGCTCGTCTTCACCGACATGGCGCACTACACCATGGTGAAAACCAGCACCTTCAACGGGGTGCCGCATCCCGACATTGATCTCTATGACCCCGCCACGGGAGAGGTGCGCGTCGTGCGTCGGTTCGGCTACGAGGACTTTAAGCGCAAGCTGTCGTAG
- the nuoF gene encoding NADH-quinone oxidoreductase subunit NuoF, with amino-acid sequence MAAVQYLPGKEPHAREKRLIFKNIDRVGYDPSIECYLNDGGYEQLKVALTMEKTAIINEVKAAGLRGRGGAGFPTGVKWGFIPPTNTKPVYLICNADESEPGTFKDRYILHQDPHQLVEGMAIACFAVGAKLAYIYIREEFPYAAKIVEKAIAEARAKGFLGQNILGSGFDCEIYVHRGAGAYICGEETGLIESLEGKRPYPRIKPPYFPAALGLYMCPTIVNNVESLCHVKHIIQMSGAEYAKLGTPNNTGTRILCVSGDVQKPGYYEVEVGKVTMGEVINDLCGGLKPGRKLKAIIPGGSSAKVLRADEKFKLKDGRELTIMDIPMDFDTMAACGSMAGSGGVIIMDDTRSMTWVINNLNNFYAHESCGQCTPCREGSLWMKKLSDRIVSGNGSPDDVDTLESVANQIEGKTICAFGEACSWPTQSFIKKFRDELKSDCKPDLANKIVSEEGILAAAGLPVKA; translated from the coding sequence ATGGCAGCAGTCCAGTATCTCCCCGGCAAAGAGCCTCACGCGCGTGAGAAACGCCTCATCTTCAAGAACATCGACCGAGTCGGTTATGACCCGTCCATCGAGTGTTACCTGAATGACGGCGGTTACGAGCAGCTCAAGGTGGCGCTAACGATGGAGAAGACGGCCATCATCAATGAGGTGAAGGCCGCAGGATTGCGGGGCCGTGGCGGCGCAGGCTTCCCCACCGGCGTGAAGTGGGGTTTCATCCCACCCACGAACACCAAGCCCGTTTACCTCATCTGCAATGCCGATGAATCCGAGCCCGGCACCTTCAAGGACCGCTACATTCTGCATCAGGACCCCCATCAGCTCGTCGAAGGCATGGCCATCGCTTGCTTCGCCGTGGGGGCAAAGCTGGCCTACATTTACATCCGCGAGGAGTTCCCCTACGCGGCCAAGATCGTCGAAAAAGCCATCGCCGAAGCTCGTGCCAAGGGTTTCTTGGGCCAAAACATCCTGGGCAGCGGTTTCGACTGCGAGATCTACGTGCACCGCGGTGCCGGGGCCTACATCTGCGGTGAAGAGACCGGCCTGATCGAGTCTCTGGAAGGCAAGCGCCCCTACCCACGCATCAAGCCTCCGTATTTCCCAGCGGCCCTCGGCCTCTACATGTGCCCTACCATCGTGAACAACGTGGAGTCTCTCTGCCATGTGAAGCACATCATCCAGATGAGCGGTGCGGAGTATGCGAAACTGGGCACGCCGAACAACACTGGCACCCGTATCCTCTGCGTGAGTGGCGACGTGCAAAAGCCCGGCTACTACGAGGTAGAAGTGGGCAAGGTGACCATGGGTGAAGTGATCAACGACCTCTGCGGCGGTCTCAAACCCGGTCGCAAGCTCAAGGCCATCATCCCTGGCGGCTCCTCCGCCAAGGTCCTGCGTGCCGATGAGAAATTCAAACTCAAGGACGGTCGTGAGCTGACCATCATGGATATCCCGATGGACTTCGACACCATGGCCGCCTGCGGCTCCATGGCCGGCTCCGGCGGTGTGATCATCATGGATGACACCCGCAGCATGACCTGGGTCATCAACAACCTGAACAACTTCTACGCCCACGAATCCTGTGGCCAGTGCACCCCCTGCCGCGAAGGCAGCCTGTGGATGAAGAAGCTGAGTGACCGTATCGTCTCCGGCAATGGTAGCCCGGATGATGTGGACACCCTGGAGAGCGTGGCCAACCAGATCGAAGGCAAGACCATCTGCGCCTTCGGCGAAGCCTGCTCCTGGCCGACCCAGAGCTTCATCAAGAAATTCCGCGATGAACTCAAGAGCGACTGCAAACCCGATCTGGCCAACAAGATCGTCTCTGAAGAAGGCATCCTCGCCGCCGCCGGTCTGCCCGTGAAAGCCTGA
- a CDS encoding potassium channel family protein, giving the protein MRPRFSRPLTHLIYAILFEAAVMVVFSIGYRVAGWSWGDAIYMVVITDFSVGFGEVRPITEPWLRVWTMALIVLGCTGTIFITGSLVQWLTEAQIHRALGGKRMENEIEKLTGHVIICGYGRIGRMIASQLESGGTPFVIVDQSAERVAEARESGWLTLSGEATDEEVLRMAGVARAKVLATVLPNDAANVFITLSARNMNPQIQIIARGEVPSTERKLLQAGANRVVLPAHIGADRIAHLILHPNARELLGGKTKSSLDFEHHLTELGLDMEEIEIGPNSPWLHRRVEDLEAEAAGRLMALAILRKEGGTDMNPNPTAMLMPGDALVVMRRSGRG; this is encoded by the coding sequence ATGCGCCCCCGTTTCAGCCGGCCACTGACCCATCTGATTTACGCGATCCTTTTTGAGGCGGCGGTGATGGTGGTCTTTTCCATCGGTTACCGGGTGGCCGGGTGGTCGTGGGGAGATGCCATCTACATGGTGGTGATCACAGACTTCAGTGTCGGATTTGGGGAGGTGAGGCCGATCACGGAGCCTTGGCTGCGGGTCTGGACCATGGCCCTCATCGTCTTGGGCTGCACGGGCACCATCTTCATCACCGGTTCACTCGTACAGTGGCTGACGGAGGCTCAAATCCACCGCGCATTGGGAGGAAAACGTATGGAAAACGAAATCGAAAAACTCACCGGGCACGTCATCATCTGCGGGTATGGCCGCATCGGCCGCATGATCGCCAGTCAGCTTGAGAGCGGTGGCACCCCGTTTGTCATTGTGGACCAATCGGCCGAGAGGGTGGCTGAGGCTCGGGAGTCCGGTTGGCTGACGCTCTCTGGAGAGGCCACAGATGAAGAGGTGCTGAGAATGGCCGGGGTGGCACGTGCCAAGGTCCTGGCGACGGTGCTGCCCAACGACGCGGCCAATGTTTTCATCACTCTCAGTGCCCGGAATATGAATCCGCAGATCCAGATCATCGCCCGAGGGGAGGTACCGTCCACGGAGCGCAAGCTCCTCCAGGCCGGCGCCAATCGAGTGGTGCTACCGGCTCACATTGGGGCGGATCGGATCGCCCACCTCATTCTACATCCCAATGCGCGGGAGCTCCTGGGCGGGAAAACCAAGTCGAGCCTCGACTTTGAGCATCACCTCACCGAGCTGGGGCTGGACATGGAGGAGATCGAAATCGGCCCGAACTCCCCCTGGCTGCATCGGCGGGTGGAGGACCTGGAGGCGGAGGCCGCAGGCCGACTCATGGCGCTGGCCATCCTGCGTAAGGAGGGCGGGACCGATATGAACCCCAATCCCACCGCCATGCTCATGCCTGGGGATGCCCTCGTGGTCATGCGGCGCAGTGGCCGTGGCTAA
- a CDS encoding inorganic phosphate transporter, translating into MTSALLLLLVVLLVVLAFEYINGFHDTANAIATVVSTKVLTPRQALALAAMANLIGAFSGTAVAKTIGSGLVDVAHVTTTTILCAMLGGIIWNLVTWYFGLPSSSSHALIGGLCGATLASAHGNWHVLIWSKAKVDAKTGAVTMDGLFHKVVIPMITSPILGFIVGFIVMGFLFWLIRNWRPRLINSLFAKLQIVSAAGMGFSHGLADAQKTMGVIALTLFTATSAGTLDSAPGFLSFLRTPTFEVATWVKITCALVMAAGTWAGGWRIIKTLGHKMVKMKPVHGFAAETTAAAILYATGHMGMPVSTTHVITTSIMGVGAAKRWNSIRWSLVERIVWAWVMTIPVTALLSYVIYRVIYRFVG; encoded by the coding sequence ATGACTTCCGCCCTGCTCTTGCTCCTCGTGGTGCTGCTGGTGGTGCTCGCCTTTGAATACATCAACGGCTTTCACGATACCGCCAACGCCATCGCCACCGTGGTTTCCACCAAGGTGCTGACTCCACGTCAAGCCCTGGCGCTGGCCGCCATGGCCAATCTTATCGGTGCTTTTTCCGGCACCGCCGTGGCCAAGACCATCGGCTCAGGCCTCGTGGATGTCGCTCATGTGACCACCACCACCATCCTGTGTGCGATGTTGGGTGGCATCATCTGGAACCTCGTGACTTGGTATTTTGGCCTGCCCAGCAGCAGCAGCCATGCCCTCATCGGTGGTCTCTGCGGAGCCACCCTGGCCTCGGCTCACGGTAACTGGCATGTGCTTATCTGGTCCAAAGCTAAGGTAGATGCCAAGACGGGTGCCGTCACCATGGACGGTCTTTTCCACAAGGTGGTGATCCCCATGATCACCTCTCCTATTCTCGGCTTCATTGTCGGTTTCATCGTCATGGGCTTCTTGTTTTGGTTGATCCGAAACTGGCGTCCGCGCCTCATCAATTCCCTGTTTGCGAAGCTGCAAATCGTCTCGGCTGCCGGCATGGGCTTCAGTCACGGTCTCGCCGATGCCCAGAAGACCATGGGCGTGATCGCGCTCACGCTTTTCACCGCCACCTCGGCGGGCACGCTGGACAGTGCGCCAGGCTTCCTGAGCTTCCTGCGCACGCCCACGTTTGAGGTCGCCACCTGGGTGAAAATCACCTGCGCACTGGTCATGGCGGCTGGCACCTGGGCGGGAGGCTGGCGCATCATCAAGACCCTCGGTCACAAGATGGTGAAGATGAAACCTGTGCACGGCTTTGCTGCTGAAACGACTGCCGCCGCGATCCTGTATGCCACCGGCCACATGGGCATGCCCGTCTCCACCACCCACGTCATCACCACCTCGATCATGGGTGTCGGTGCGGCGAAGCGCTGGAACTCCATCCGCTGGAGTCTCGTGGAGCGCATCGTCTGGGCCTGGGTCATGACGATCCCGGTCACGGCCCTGCTTTCCTACGTGATCTATCGCGTCATCTACCGCTTCGTTGGCTGA
- a CDS encoding DUF47 domain-containing protein encodes MISLQKLFGKNDIFFDLLEASAEEALHSVQALEKLISQPAAERKMDELILTRRKDKKITEQINEELCRTFVTELEREDIEALSNVLYKIPKTVEKIAERVIIAGTRLSDVDFSRQLTMMRDATTTVVTIVKELRKKLHLEKVKDYNAKLQHIEGEADKLMLDLLQALYAGERDPIQIIMLKDLYELMEKVYDRCRDAGNVVSHIVLKNS; translated from the coding sequence ATGATCTCACTGCAGAAGCTTTTTGGTAAAAACGACATTTTCTTTGACCTGCTGGAAGCCAGTGCTGAAGAAGCACTGCACAGCGTGCAAGCGCTGGAGAAGTTGATTTCTCAGCCTGCGGCAGAGCGGAAGATGGATGAACTCATCCTCACCCGCCGGAAGGACAAGAAAATCACCGAGCAGATCAATGAGGAACTCTGCCGCACTTTTGTGACGGAGCTGGAGCGTGAAGACATCGAGGCACTCTCCAACGTGCTCTATAAGATCCCCAAGACGGTCGAGAAGATCGCCGAACGTGTGATCATCGCCGGCACCCGCCTCAGTGATGTGGACTTCAGCCGCCAACTCACCATGATGCGCGACGCCACCACGACGGTGGTCACCATCGTTAAGGAACTGCGCAAGAAGCTGCATCTGGAGAAGGTGAAGGACTACAATGCGAAGCTGCAGCACATCGAAGGTGAAGCGGACAAGCTGATGCTGGACCTGCTGCAAGCCCTCTACGCCGGGGAGCGTGACCCGATCCAGATCATCATGCTAAAGGACCTCTACGAACTCATGGAAAAGGTCTATGACCGCTGCCGTGATGCCGGGAACGTGGTCTCCCACATCGTGCTGAAGAACTCCTGA
- a CDS encoding tetratricopeptide repeat protein translates to MRSYVFRLLLLTALCQQVSGQTPPPAPAAPGSLNIQQETEALMADALQFFQQAKYADALKKIDQVKTNLNNKPFAQVLFVEGASYFNLNEYDKAILALEEYVKNFPDGEYLGVVQMALGRSYINKGDTNKGVSVLKDLAARSPDMKAEAGLFIAEALKKETKLDEALTVLNSVLEGGIRSSEAIQAAMMAADLYVAKGELDQASALMEKVKGFATGGDNVAQMNNIYLKLGDQMLEKKSFREALGAYQLVRRKNEITRLQKEVIGKIEQSLKTPGRGPIRGTKEELEGKLQTNKALLAEIEGRADYDASLYYRLGRCYFEMGRLWESLLAFEVIVRDFKEFPQRDRCLFGMIIANAQLKRVRTARKLCERYISDFPEGSELGTVSEMYGMLAYENGQLQEAADAFQKAESFPQADKERLRFLRGNVLFEMQRFDKARETFEQLVKEFPESAYKDDALYRVALIYFYQNDSVSTNKALKNYIEQNPKGQYVVDARYRLAFIKFQARDVDGSMKDLQEIIKDAPNDQNIGQVHALLGDAYNQKGEYDKALEHFALGVDKAKSEDVLSYALDQATDLYAGTGRWKELGDMWQKYLTTHKDNEDQELKAVLWISRARVKENKVEEAKQLLAEAIRPKIPNATNQQVEGLIQQLVTLSAPKRRRPVPTTASKDAPAPAPAAEVTSAQLEKDLETLITPPEAAMNGTAQMRILFAKAWLAKVMREPVKAEKLFTVIIEVAKPEDLSPMLLSTVGDNARQKGDLEKAAACYTRLNEFYKDTEYADGAAVGLAEIAYAKGEYEKALELFTAAIEEYAASSRLQDATLGKAKSLFKLKKYADAKKLYEQILNTKEWRGEAHATALFMQGEIEFANQKWGEAIPFYQRVFIAHQKWKPIMAQAYLQCARAFLKLNRPAEPPERKYEDREAAKLLLIEMTKRQDLKDLPEMQQAQQELTKL, encoded by the coding sequence ATGCGAAGCTACGTTTTCCGTCTTCTTTTGCTCACCGCCCTGTGCCAGCAGGTTTCGGGCCAGACACCCCCTCCTGCTCCAGCGGCACCCGGCAGCCTCAATATCCAGCAGGAGACGGAGGCGCTGATGGCGGATGCCCTGCAATTTTTCCAGCAGGCCAAATACGCCGATGCGTTGAAGAAAATCGATCAGGTCAAAACCAACCTGAATAACAAACCCTTCGCGCAGGTGCTGTTTGTCGAGGGCGCATCCTACTTCAATCTCAACGAGTATGACAAAGCCATCCTGGCCCTCGAGGAGTATGTGAAAAACTTCCCCGATGGCGAATACCTGGGCGTGGTGCAGATGGCCCTGGGCCGCAGCTACATCAATAAAGGTGATACGAACAAGGGGGTCTCCGTCCTCAAAGACCTGGCGGCTCGCTCCCCCGACATGAAAGCGGAGGCCGGACTCTTCATCGCCGAGGCGCTGAAAAAGGAAACCAAGTTGGATGAAGCGCTGACCGTGTTGAACTCCGTGCTGGAGGGCGGCATCCGCAGCAGTGAGGCCATCCAGGCGGCCATGATGGCGGCGGATCTCTATGTGGCGAAGGGTGAGCTGGATCAGGCCAGTGCGCTCATGGAAAAGGTGAAAGGCTTTGCCACCGGGGGCGACAACGTGGCGCAGATGAACAACATCTACCTCAAGCTCGGGGATCAGATGCTGGAGAAAAAGAGCTTCCGCGAGGCCCTGGGTGCCTATCAGCTCGTGCGCCGGAAAAACGAGATCACCCGCCTGCAGAAAGAGGTGATTGGGAAAATCGAACAAAGCCTGAAAACTCCAGGCCGGGGCCCCATCCGCGGCACGAAAGAAGAACTGGAGGGAAAGCTGCAAACCAACAAGGCTCTCCTGGCCGAGATCGAAGGCCGAGCCGACTACGATGCCTCTCTGTATTATCGGTTAGGCCGTTGCTACTTTGAGATGGGCCGACTCTGGGAGTCACTGCTGGCCTTCGAAGTGATCGTTCGGGACTTCAAGGAATTCCCGCAGCGGGATCGCTGCCTGTTCGGCATGATCATCGCGAATGCCCAACTCAAGCGGGTGCGCACGGCCCGTAAGCTCTGCGAGCGCTACATCAGCGACTTTCCAGAGGGCAGCGAGCTTGGCACCGTCTCCGAGATGTATGGCATGCTGGCTTATGAAAACGGCCAGCTTCAGGAGGCTGCGGATGCTTTCCAGAAAGCCGAGAGCTTTCCTCAGGCCGATAAGGAGCGGCTGCGCTTTCTGCGCGGCAACGTGCTCTTTGAGATGCAGCGTTTTGACAAAGCGCGCGAGACCTTCGAGCAACTGGTCAAGGAGTTCCCCGAGTCCGCCTACAAAGACGATGCGCTCTACCGCGTCGCGTTGATCTACTTCTATCAAAATGACTCCGTCAGCACCAACAAGGCGCTGAAGAACTACATCGAGCAAAACCCGAAAGGCCAATACGTGGTGGATGCACGCTACCGGCTGGCCTTCATCAAGTTCCAGGCGCGGGATGTGGACGGCTCCATGAAGGATCTGCAGGAGATCATCAAGGATGCACCCAATGATCAAAACATCGGTCAAGTGCATGCCCTGCTGGGAGATGCCTACAATCAAAAGGGCGAGTATGACAAAGCGCTGGAGCACTTCGCCCTCGGCGTGGATAAAGCCAAGTCCGAAGACGTGCTCAGCTACGCCCTCGATCAAGCCACAGACCTGTATGCCGGCACCGGTCGGTGGAAGGAACTCGGGGACATGTGGCAGAAGTATCTCACCACGCACAAGGACAACGAAGACCAGGAACTGAAAGCCGTGCTGTGGATCTCACGAGCCCGCGTGAAAGAGAACAAAGTGGAGGAGGCCAAGCAACTGCTGGCCGAGGCCATCCGTCCGAAGATCCCCAATGCGACGAACCAACAGGTGGAAGGCCTGATTCAGCAGCTCGTCACCCTCAGTGCACCGAAACGCCGCCGTCCTGTGCCCACGACTGCCAGCAAGGATGCACCCGCGCCTGCCCCTGCAGCCGAGGTCACCTCCGCTCAGCTGGAAAAGGATCTGGAAACCCTGATCACGCCTCCAGAAGCTGCCATGAATGGCACGGCCCAGATGCGCATCCTGTTTGCCAAAGCCTGGCTGGCCAAGGTGATGCGCGAGCCTGTCAAAGCGGAGAAACTTTTCACCGTGATCATTGAGGTGGCCAAGCCCGAAGACCTCAGCCCCATGCTGCTCTCCACGGTGGGGGACAATGCACGGCAGAAGGGTGATCTGGAAAAGGCTGCCGCCTGCTACACCCGCCTGAACGAATTTTACAAAGACACCGAGTATGCCGATGGAGCCGCTGTGGGCCTGGCCGAGATCGCCTATGCCAAGGGCGAGTATGAAAAGGCGCTGGAACTCTTCACAGCCGCCATTGAGGAATACGCCGCCAGCTCCCGCCTCCAGGATGCCACGCTGGGTAAGGCCAAGAGCCTGTTCAAACTCAAGAAGTATGCCGATGCCAAGAAGCTCTACGAGCAGATCCTGAACACCAAAGAATGGCGTGGTGAAGCCCATGCCACCGCGCTTTTCATGCAGGGCGAGATCGAGTTCGCTAACCAAAAGTGGGGTGAAGCCATTCCGTTCTATCAGCGTGTGTTCATCGCCCATCAGAAATGGAAACCCATCATGGCCCAGGCTTACCTGCAATGCGCCCGCGCTTTCCTGAAGCTCAATCGCCCGGCAGAGCCGCCAGAACGTAAATATGAGGATCGTGAGGCCGCCAAACTCCTGCTGATCGAAATGACCAAGCGCCAGGACCTAAAAGACCTGCCTGAGATGCAGCAGGCACAGCAAGAACTCACCAAACTGTAA